In Papaver somniferum cultivar HN1 chromosome 1, ASM357369v1, whole genome shotgun sequence, a genomic segment contains:
- the LOC113321205 gene encoding uncharacterized protein LOC113321205 — MLDFKAIEITEGHRREMQEFKRDRSILLAQMKDIVSPTIEEGDHVYLKYCFDIFAVKDEIVRTRFHDSTFYNIGDFFPIFVEEFQEIDVPVHKPQSESSDEPYILFLASVDEKKVYFSFWAFKFSQYAGRFRGRIVVFPWCLITCFTNQVTKMKKIIQEISIPIFNI, encoded by the exons ATGCTTGATTTTAAAGCTATTGAAATAACAGAAGGACACCGACGGGAAATGCAAGAATTTAAGAGGGATCGTTCAATTCTCTTAGCACAAATGAAAGATATTGTTTCACCGACAATTGAAGAAGGAGATCATGTCTATTTGAAATATTGCTTCGACATATTTGCAGTAAAGGATGAAATTGTTCGTACAAGATTTCATGATTCCACTTTTTACAATATTGGTGATTTCTTCCCAATATTTGTTGAAGAATTTCAAGAGATTGATGTGCCTGTTCACAAGCCACAAAGTGAATCAAGTGATGAACCCTACATACTATTCCTTGCTTCCGTTGATGAAAAAAAAGTTTACTTCTCTTTTTGGGCATTCAAGTTTAGCCAATATGCAGGAAGATTTCGAGGGCGCATTGTTGTTTTCCCATGGTGTCTCATAACATGTTTTACGAATCAAGTGACAAAG ATGAAGAAGATAATCCAAGAAATATCGATACCTATATTCAACATTTAA
- the LOC113274118 gene encoding probable serine/threonine-protein kinase At1g54610: MILRKLEGLITCRLSTSVYLVFEYTEHDIAGLSSCPDIKFSESQVKFYMHQLLSGLEHCHSRGIMHRDIKGSNLLVSDDEALKIADFGMENFVSVGHIQPLTIRVVTLWYRPPEILLGSTSYGQSVDLWSADLGSRGRTEFAGEGSKEVQQKLQESMRGSAAVVAKEVQCRERGSGDGSDCRPEYKEKRGFPLQISEIQ; encoded by the exons ATGATTCTCCGCAAACTGGAGGGACTAATTACTTGTAGACTGTCAactagtgtatatcttgttttcgAGTACACGGAACATGATATTGCTGGTTTATCATCTTGTCCTGACATCAAGTTCAGTGAATCACAG GTTAAATTCTATATGCATCAACTACTATCTGGCCTTGAACACTGTCATTCAAGAGGTATAATGCACAGAGATATCAAGGGATCCAACCTTCTTGTTAGTGATGATGAAGCTCTGAAGATAGCTGATTTTGGCATGGAAAATTTTGTTAGTGTCGGGCACATTCAACCATTAACTATTCGAGTTGTTACTTTATGGTATCGGCCTCCTGAAATTTTGCTTGGATCCACCAGTTATGGGCAATCTGTTGATCTATGGAGT GCTGATCTCGGAAGCCGAGGAAGGACAGAATTTGCTGGAGAAGGCAGTAAAGAAGTGCAGCAGAAGTTACAGGAAAGTATGAGAGGCAGTGCTGCTGTTGTTGCAAAAGAAGTGCAATGCAGGGAAAGAGGTTCAGGTGATGGCAGTGATTGCAG GCCAGAGTATAAGGAGAAACGAGGGTTTCCGCTACAGATTAGTGAAATTCAGTGA